CAATCATGATTCACACTCCTTGCCTTGGTGGAATTTTTTGGGAAGAAACTACTACAAAACAAGCAGCACGTTCACAGGGTACACTATTTTTATGAGATTGTCAAGGGCGCGCTAGCCCAAGATGCGGATGAGGATGGTGGAGAGGAAGAAGCCGACGAAGCCGCCGACAAGCACTTCGCTGGTGCGGTGCCCGACGCGTTCTTTCAGGCGGGGGAAAGCATCAGTTGAGAGCTTCAGAGTCTGGACGAGAGTGTTCAGGTAGCGGCCCTGATCGCCGAGGTACATGCGGAGCCGGACCGCGTCATCGATGATGAGGAAAGCAACCGCAACCGCGACCGCAAAAGCCCCGGATCCGACGCCCTCATAGTAGCCGATCGAAGTGAGGAGTGAGATAGCGAAGGCGGTGTGAGCGCTCGGCATGTGGCCGTGGGTGGCGAGGTATTCGAGCTTCCAGCCATGCTTCAGTCCGAACATGACGAACTTGATGATCTGGGTGACGATACTCACGACGATCGGGATGATGAAGATAGCGTGAGCCTGGAGAAAGTCGTGCATAGTTTCCCTTAGTATAGCACCCTGCCAAGCCACTCGTGTGGCGACAACTTCTTTCCGGATGGGCAGATTCTGCTATAATGAAGGCACTGAATCCCTAATCATACATGTATGCTGAGTCTTCCACTCATCCTCATCGGTGTCGCCGTGCTGGCCCTCCTCTATGGTGTCGTGCTCTACAATGGGTTCGTCCGGCTCGCCACGCGCGTCGATGAGGCCTGGAGCGATATCGATGTCCAGTTGAAGCGCAGGTATGACCTGATCCCAAATCTCGTGAATACGGTGAAGGGCTATGCCTCCCATGAAAGCGGGCTGTTCCAAAAGGTGACCGAGGCGCGGGCACAGGCGATGCAGGCCGGCTCGGTCGGCGATCATGCGGCGGCCGAGAATATGCTGGCCGGGACATTGAAGAGCCTCTTCGCAGTCGCTGAAGCCTATCCGGACCTGAAGGCGAACACAAATTTCCTCGAGCTGCAGCGCGAATTGTCGGATACGGAAAACAAGATCCAGGCCTCACGTCGTTTCTACAACGGCAATGTCATGGAGCTCAATGCCAAAGTCGATAT
This is a stretch of genomic DNA from Candidatus Moraniibacteriota bacterium. It encodes these proteins:
- a CDS encoding divergent PAP2 family protein; the protein is MHDFLQAHAIFIIPIVVSIVTQIIKFVMFGLKHGWKLEYLATHGHMPSAHTAFAISLLTSIGYYEGVGSGAFAVAVAVAFLIIDDAVRLRMYLGDQGRYLNTLVQTLKLSTDAFPRLKERVGHRTSEVLVGGFVGFFLSTILIRILG
- a CDS encoding LemA family protein, with amino-acid sequence MLSLPLILIGVAVLALLYGVVLYNGFVRLATRVDEAWSDIDVQLKRRYDLIPNLVNTVKGYASHESGLFQKVTEARAQAMQAGSVGDHAAAENMLAGTLKSLFAVAEAYPDLKANTNFLELQRELSDTENKIQASRRFYNGNVMELNAKVDMFPSNIVANMFKFVKREFFEIEESQKEPVKVEF